A region of the Nitrospirota bacterium genome:
TTCAGATATCAGAGTGAACCCTTTGCCAGTGCCTGCAGTCTTTTCCAAAGCCTCAATTATGATTGTTTCTGCTGTTTCATCTATCAGGAATGTCTGATCACCGCTGGCGCCATGCCTGATATGGACTGCGGCATCTGCGCTGCCGGCTATAGCGGGGATTTCCGCGAAAAGTCTTTTACCAATACCACGTAAAATCTCTATCCACTCATATGGAGATAACTGCATAGATCCATAATAGCAGAGTTTGGTCAATATTGACAGATTTACATTAAAGCTGCGGAATCAATGACACGGCAGACTTCCTCTTCATTTGTTATGCCGTTCCCTATCTTGACAGCTGCATCGTCACACAGGCTCATCATCCCTTCTCTGACCGCGGCATCCCGCATATCGGCTTCTGTGCCGCCGGAAACTATAAGCTGTCTGGCCTTTGGTTTGACTGTAAATATCTCAAATATGCCTGTCCTCCCGGAGTATCCCGTCCTGTTGCATGAGTAACAGCGGCCTGTGGAATTCTGCCCGTTCCTGCAGTTGCAGCATAACCTTCTGACCAGCCGCTGCGCAATAATCCCTATTACAGTGGATGCTATGATATGGCCTGGTATGCCGATATCAATCAGTCTTGTTACAGCAGATACTGAATCGTTCGTATGAAGCGTACTAAGGACGAGATGGCCTGTCATTGCGGCCCTGAATGCTATAGCCGCAGTCTCTTCGTCGCGTATCTCGCCTATCAATATCACATCAGGGTCCTGCCTCAGTATTGATCTGAGACACCTGGCAAATGTCAGTCCGATGTCTGATCTGGCCTGAACCTGATTTATACCGGCGATATTGTATTCTACAGGATCTTCAACTGTAACAATATTAAGCATGCCGGACTTAATCCTGTTTATGATTGAGTACAGGGTCGTAGTCTTTCCGCTGCCGGTGGGGCCGGTAACAAGGATTATCCCCTTTTTTCGCTGTATCAGTTTCTGAACTGTATCATAATCATTATGAGACAAGCCAAGGTTTTCGAGCGACACGGTTGTCTGATTGTGATCAAGAATCCTTATTACTGTCTTCTCCCCTCCGGATACCGGCAGGGTTGATATGCGGACATCAATTTCCGTGTTGCTGATTTTTAGCCTGAATCCGCCATCCTGCGGCAGTCTCCTCTCTGCAATGTTTAACCGTGCCAGGATCTTGAGGCGTGAGGTCAGGGGTCCGTGGAGCCCTGACGGAAGGCGCGCCTTTTCCAGCAATACGCCGTCAATCCTGTACCGCACAGTCAGAGATTCTCCTGAAGGTTCTATGTGAATGTCGCTTGCCCTGTTCTCAACGGCCTCTGAAAGGAGAAGGTTTACCAGCCTGATTACAGGTGCGCTGTTGCCTTCGGTTTCCGGTTCCCGGAGATTGCCTGCCGCAGATTCCGGCCCCGGAAAATCTGAGACAGATGCATCGAACCTGTAGTGATGCCTGATTGCCTCGGCCACCGCCCCTTGAGACCCGATAAGTGTGCGTATCTTCATCCCGCTGTGAAATTCTATATCTTTTAAGGAGTCAAGATTCAATGGATCAGCGGTTATTACAAACAGGGTCCTGCCCTCTGAATATAAAGGAAGGATTGAATGCCTCTTTGCCATGTCCCCGGGCACGTGAATGAGCACGTCAGGCATAATATTGAAATTTCTGATATCGGCATATTCAAGGCCATGTTGCCGTGAAAGGGTCTTTGCTATATCATCCTCAGATGCGAGTCCTTTGCATCTGAGCAGGTCCCCGAATCTCATTTGAGTCCCTTTTTGTGCTGCGACTATTTCGTCTATGACAGCGCTTCCTATTATCCCCTCTTCTGCGAGTATTTCTCCTGTTTTCTTATATGCCCCCATTGCAGAATTCCTCCATAACCATTTTAAGATTATTGATTTCTGTGTCTGTGATTGTTGTAAGGCTGTCAAAGGATGCCTTCTTCAGGAGTGTGTCCTGATAAGTCCTGACCAGTGGTTTCCCGCTGTATGTTATTACTGTTATTGCGCCGTCCAGATCAGTGCGGTAAATTGCAGAGCCGGCATGTCTGTATGCAGAAATCGCCTCAGGTGAAGGATGGCGGTATGAATTCTGATAGCCTGCTGAAATAATCGCTGCAGCAGGCTTAACAGAGGAAATGAATTTGGCATCAACAGATCCACGCGCCCCGTGATGGGGGACCTTCAGAATACTGCTCCTGAGTCCGGCATTGCTGGCAGCAATATCCCTGAGGCGCTCTGCCCCTGTATCTCCGGTAAATAATACTGCACTATTTCCGCATGCAATCCGCATCACAACAGAGAGGTCATTTATCATTCCTGAATTTGATATCCTGTGTCCTGACATATGCGACGGGGGATTTAACACTGACACACTGCAGCCGTCTATTGTCTTCGCCACCGGATTTGAGCTTACTGATAAATGCCTGATGCCCTGGTCCCTGATTCTCCTGTCAAACAGGAAAGTGGCAGGGCTTGTCATCCCATTGGTCCAGACCTCACCTACCTTAAAAGTGTCCAGTATATATATCAGCCCTCCGGCGTGGTCTGTCTGGGGATGGGACAGCACCATATAATCAACAGTTCTTATCCCCTTGTTCCAGAGGTATGGCGCAATTACGGATCTGCCTGTATCCAGTGTATTGCTGAATGTGCCGCCGCCGTCAATGAGCATGATTTTACTGCCGGGAAATTCTATGAGCGCAGAATCCCCCTGTCCAACGTCGAGAAAGGAGATGCGCAGGGTCTTATTGTCATAGCTGCCGGATAGTCTGCAGCATATCGCGGCGGCGATCAGGGATATTGAAATGACAGTAGTAATTTTTGCCCATCTCTTTTTAAGGTAAGAGAGTGAGATTAAAAAAAGGTACAATAAAATGACCAGGATTATATGAGGCGAAGGTGTGTGTATGACGGCAAAGGGGAGAGATGCAAAAAAATCCACCATCTTCAGAAACACCATCACAAGTATTTCATTCAGCGTTTCAAATGGGAGTACGGCTCTGTTGAAAATAAGTCCGATACAGCCTGATGCCAGACCAACTGGTATGACTGTAAGCCCTGCATAGGGTATTAATATCAGGTTAGACAGCAATCCTGTCCATGTCAGTTGATTGAAATAATGTGAAACTATCGGAGTAGTGGATGCCGCTGCGCTGACAGTAAGTATAAGGAGGAGCACGAACTTGCGCCGCCATTCTGCGGGACCTTTTGCAACACCCCCTTTACCGCCAGTATCATGAAAGATCCTCACGGTAATGATCATTGCCAGGACTGCGGTGTATGATAATTGAAATGATATGTCAAACAGTCCCTGAGGGTCCCGGATTAGCACTATCAGTGCGGCTATTGCCAGTGTGCTGATCGGGTCATCATCTCTTTCGATCACGATTGCCAGCAAAAAGACTATTGCCATTATCAGGGACCGAATCGTGGCAACCTCTCCCCCTGATAAAAAGGAATATAAGATTATGAGGGGTATTGTAACTATTGCCGATATTTTTGACGGCGTCGTGTACAGGGTAATCCGCAGGAAGAGCCTGTAAGGCAAATGGGTCAATAAATATCTGGTGATGAAAAAAATCAGGAATGTCACAAATCCCAGATGTGAGCCTGAGATCGAGAGGATGTGAGTAACGCCTGCTGCCGTGAATTTATCCCTGATCTCAGGTGTAAGGTCTCCCGTTGTACCGATTATCATTGCCTGCAGCACGGCAGATGAGTGATCAGAAAGGCCCTGTTTTATAGACACCCTGATGTTCTCTCGCCATCCGAATATTTTTTTCAATACAGGATTGCCATATTCCCCGGTCTTTATAAGCCAGTCCTTCTTCCCGGGACTGGCTGTTGCCCTGATGCCTTTGCGGGACAGATACCCCGCATAGTTAAACAGCCCCGGGTTCTTAAAGCCGCGGACCCTCTTGAGTCTCGCCGTGAACCGTATTTCATCGCCGTAATCCAGGCCAGCTGCCGTATCATAAACGGTTAATCTAACCCTTCCGCTTGCGGGCATAATGCTGTTTCCATGCTGTATCGCTGATGCCGTTAAGATTGCCGCAATCCTTTGAGGATAATGAATTACCGGTTCATCAACAGTTCCTGTAATGGTCACCTTATCTCCGTTTGCATGCCCTGATATGTCATCAGGAGGGAGGATGCCCGCCAGGAGTGTATATGAAAAACCTGCAGAAAATGCCATAACCATGAGAGGCAGAGCGGCATGCATTGGTTTGCCGGCTTTTCTGTTGATGACACAG
Encoded here:
- the tadA gene encoding Flp pilus assembly complex ATPase component TadA, coding for MGAYKKTGEILAEEGIIGSAVIDEIVAAQKGTQMRFGDLLRCKGLASEDDIAKTLSRQHGLEYADIRNFNIMPDVLIHVPGDMAKRHSILPLYSEGRTLFVITADPLNLDSLKDIEFHSGMKIRTLIGSQGAVAEAIRHHYRFDASVSDFPGPESAAGNLREPETEGNSAPVIRLVNLLLSEAVENRASDIHIEPSGESLTVRYRIDGVLLEKARLPSGLHGPLTSRLKILARLNIAERRLPQDGGFRLKISNTEIDVRISTLPVSGGEKTVIRILDHNQTTVSLENLGLSHNDYDTVQKLIQRKKGIILVTGPTGSGKTTTLYSIINRIKSGMLNIVTVEDPVEYNIAGINQVQARSDIGLTFARCLRSILRQDPDVILIGEIRDEETAAIAFRAAMTGHLVLSTLHTNDSVSAVTRLIDIGIPGHIIASTVIGIIAQRLVRRLCCNCRNGQNSTGRCYSCNRTGYSGRTGIFEIFTVKPKARQLIVSGGTEADMRDAAVREGMMSLCDDAAVKIGNGITNEEEVCRVIDSAALM
- a CDS encoding DNA internalization-related competence protein ComEC/Rec2, which produces MQRPVVQITIFYILGIAAAELFYYFPAGTTVITILFLIFACVINRKAGKPMHAALPLMVMAFSAGFSYTLLAGILPPDDISGHANGDKVTITGTVDEPVIHYPQRIAAILTASAIQHGNSIMPASGRVRLTVYDTAAGLDYGDEIRFTARLKRVRGFKNPGLFNYAGYLSRKGIRATASPGKKDWLIKTGEYGNPVLKKIFGWRENIRVSIKQGLSDHSSAVLQAMIIGTTGDLTPEIRDKFTAAGVTHILSISGSHLGFVTFLIFFITRYLLTHLPYRLFLRITLYTTPSKISAIVTIPLIILYSFLSGGEVATIRSLIMAIVFLLAIVIERDDDPISTLAIAALIVLIRDPQGLFDISFQLSYTAVLAMIITVRIFHDTGGKGGVAKGPAEWRRKFVLLLILTVSAAASTTPIVSHYFNQLTWTGLLSNLILIPYAGLTVIPVGLASGCIGLIFNRAVLPFETLNEILVMVFLKMVDFFASLPFAVIHTPSPHIILVILLYLFLISLSYLKKRWAKITTVISISLIAAAICCRLSGSYDNKTLRISFLDVGQGDSALIEFPGSKIMLIDGGGTFSNTLDTGRSVIAPYLWNKGIRTVDYMVLSHPQTDHAGGLIYILDTFKVGEVWTNGMTSPATFLFDRRIRDQGIRHLSVSSNPVAKTIDGCSVSVLNPPSHMSGHRISNSGMINDLSVVMRIACGNSAVLFTGDTGAERLRDIAASNAGLRSSILKVPHHGARGSVDAKFISSVKPAAAIISAGYQNSYRHPSPEAISAYRHAGSAIYRTDLDGAITVITYSGKPLVRTYQDTLLKKASFDSLTTITDTEINNLKMVMEEFCNGGI